From Rudanella lutea DSM 19387, a single genomic window includes:
- a CDS encoding MFS transporter, giving the protein MSRSEKLLLLVLACLNFTHIMDFMIMMPMGPQLMRFFNLSPQQFSFIVSAYSLSAGISGFLFSFFADRFPRKYILLIAYAGFVIGTLGCGLAPTYNLLVIARTAAGMFGGIIGAQVLSIVSDTFPYERRAQAMSIVMTAFSVASVVGVPVGLYLATEFSWHAPFLAVGAMGLVVIGLVWAYVPLLDGHLLRGEQRPNAFSVITNIWHNPNQLRALWLTGTIMLGHFSIIPFISPYLVANVGFSEGNLYLIYAVGGALTIFSAPVVGKIADKRGKLPVFTVFAVLSLLPIYLITSMPPASLTYVLFVSGLFFIFSNGRLIPTQAMTASVVTPQQRGGFMSINQSLQLLMQSVATYGAGLVIQKSPDGQLQNYWLVGLLAMAAIFASIFIARTVQPIDAPISEPAEA; this is encoded by the coding sequence ATGTCGCGCTCCGAAAAACTCCTGCTTCTGGTTCTGGCCTGCCTCAATTTCACGCATATCATGGACTTCATGATTATGATGCCGATGGGGCCGCAATTGATGCGTTTTTTCAATCTCAGTCCACAGCAGTTCAGTTTCATTGTGTCGGCTTACAGCCTGAGTGCGGGTATTTCGGGTTTCTTATTCTCATTTTTTGCCGACCGTTTTCCGCGCAAATACATTTTGCTGATTGCCTATGCCGGGTTTGTGATTGGTACCCTCGGTTGTGGGCTGGCGCCTACGTACAACCTGTTGGTAATAGCCCGCACGGCGGCCGGTATGTTTGGCGGTATCATTGGCGCGCAGGTGCTATCCATCGTGAGCGATACGTTCCCCTACGAGCGTCGGGCGCAGGCCATGTCGATTGTGATGACGGCCTTTTCGGTGGCATCGGTGGTGGGCGTGCCGGTCGGGCTTTATCTGGCTACCGAGTTTAGCTGGCACGCGCCGTTTCTGGCCGTGGGCGCGATGGGGCTGGTCGTGATTGGGCTGGTTTGGGCCTACGTGCCCCTGCTCGACGGCCACCTGCTCCGGGGCGAGCAACGACCCAATGCGTTTTCGGTGATTACCAACATCTGGCACAACCCCAATCAGCTGCGGGCGCTCTGGCTTACGGGCACGATCATGCTCGGGCACTTTAGCATTATTCCGTTTATCTCGCCCTATCTGGTGGCCAACGTGGGCTTCAGCGAGGGCAATCTCTACCTGATTTATGCCGTAGGGGGCGCTCTTACCATTTTCTCGGCACCGGTAGTGGGCAAAATCGCTGACAAACGCGGAAAACTGCCTGTGTTTACGGTGTTCGCCGTGCTGTCGTTGTTGCCCATTTATCTGATCACCAGCATGCCCCCGGCTTCGCTGACCTACGTTTTGTTTGTGTCGGGGCTGTTTTTCATCTTCTCCAACGGTCGCCTGATTCCAACGCAGGCCATGACCGCTTCGGTGGTTACCCCGCAGCAACGGGGTGGTTTTATGAGCATCAACCAGTCGTTGCAGCTGCTCATGCAGTCAGTAGCAACGTACGGAGCGGGGCTCGTTATTCAGAAAAGCCCCGATGGTCAGCTACAGAATTATTGGCTGGTAGGCCTGTTGGCAATGGCTGCCATTTTCGCCAGCATCTTCATTGCCCGGACGGTACAACCCATCGACGCCCCCATCTCCGAACCGGCCGAAGCCTAA
- a CDS encoding phosphatase PAP2 family protein: MMQLLRHNRSYFISYAVLFLAVGILQLLYTQEQLIRWVNAHNTPEADFLFQNFTYLGDGVFFVVMALLLFIRSKRHGLLALGSFAVSSLTSIFLKQVVFHGRPRPALFFADSGWEYHVIKGLNMATINSFPSGHTISAFAVFTLLTLFDERKARGWALLIPGVLVGYSRVYLFQHFTLDVFAGSLIGVLSSVLVYWGWEKQKQRRNQTAA, translated from the coding sequence ATGATGCAGCTTCTTCGCCACAACCGGTCCTACTTTATCAGCTACGCGGTTTTGTTTCTGGCCGTTGGTATTCTTCAGCTCCTCTACACGCAGGAGCAACTGATCCGGTGGGTCAACGCTCACAATACCCCCGAGGCCGATTTTCTCTTCCAGAACTTTACGTACCTCGGCGATGGCGTTTTCTTCGTGGTAATGGCCCTGTTACTATTTATCCGCTCCAAACGGCACGGGCTGCTGGCCCTGGGCAGCTTTGCGGTCTCGTCGCTCACGTCCATTTTTCTGAAACAGGTGGTGTTTCATGGTCGGCCGCGACCGGCGCTCTTCTTTGCCGATTCGGGCTGGGAATATCACGTGATAAAAGGGCTAAATATGGCCACAATCAACAGCTTTCCATCGGGCCATACCATTTCGGCGTTCGCAGTTTTTACGTTACTCACCCTGTTCGATGAGCGCAAAGCCCGTGGCTGGGCCTTACTGATTCCGGGGGTACTGGTGGGGTATTCACGCGTGTATCTGTTCCAGCACTTCACGCTCGATGTGTTTGCCGGCTCGTTGATCGGCGTACTTTCGTCGGTACTGGTGTACTGGGGCTGGGAAAAACAAAAACAGCGCCGAAACCAGACGGCGGCCTGA
- a CDS encoding YdeI/OmpD-associated family protein → MLTFTALLEKFGTKGEKTGWTYVSIPLDVSETLRPGQKTSFRVKGQLDALPLKAVALIPMGDGTFILPVNTDIRRQIRKEAGATVQVQLAFDDDPQLESADLLACLEDDPQALAFFQTLPRGHQNYFSRWIESAKTPETKATRIARTLHGLSMRMGYNEMVRYYKNRE, encoded by the coding sequence GTGTTGACCTTTACGGCCTTGCTCGAAAAATTCGGGACAAAAGGCGAAAAAACTGGCTGGACGTATGTTTCTATTCCCCTCGACGTTTCCGAAACGCTTCGGCCGGGCCAGAAAACCTCATTCCGCGTAAAAGGTCAGCTCGACGCGCTGCCCCTGAAGGCGGTTGCGCTTATTCCCATGGGAGACGGTACGTTTATTCTGCCCGTGAATACCGACATACGCCGACAAATTCGCAAAGAAGCCGGAGCTACGGTACAGGTGCAACTGGCGTTCGACGACGATCCACAACTCGAATCGGCCGATTTACTGGCCTGCCTTGAAGACGATCCGCAGGCGCTTGCCTTTTTCCAGACCCTGCCGCGCGGCCATCAGAACTACTTTTCGCGCTGGATCGAAAGCGCCAAAACGCCCGAAACGAAGGCGACCCGCATTGCCCGCACCCTGCACGGCCTGTCGATGCGCATGGGGTACAACGAGATGGTGCGGTACTACAAAAATCGGGAATAG
- a CDS encoding DUF4293 domain-containing protein, with protein sequence MLQRIQTVFLFLLALAMGIALANPIWEKSGANPSDMARLTALEYSEKVGVTTNVSPVWYLGLLILAVVVLSIFAITQYRNRLRQSMICAVNALLMTGVMGVVLYTTLYKGKEFGNPADQGNFLFGFYSIIAALVMNTLANRAIRRDERKVRESERFR encoded by the coding sequence ATGCTTCAACGAATTCAAACCGTCTTTTTGTTTCTGTTAGCCTTAGCTATGGGGATTGCGTTGGCTAATCCGATCTGGGAAAAATCAGGGGCTAATCCCTCCGATATGGCCCGGCTGACGGCTCTCGAATATTCAGAAAAAGTAGGGGTTACTACCAACGTGTCGCCGGTTTGGTACCTGGGGCTGCTCATTCTGGCGGTAGTTGTCCTGTCTATTTTTGCCATTACGCAATACCGCAACCGGCTCCGTCAGTCGATGATCTGCGCCGTGAATGCCTTGCTGATGACGGGCGTGATGGGCGTGGTGCTGTACACGACGTTGTACAAAGGCAAGGAGTTTGGCAACCCAGCGGATCAGGGCAATTTCCTGTTCGGGTTTTATTCCATCATTGCGGCTTTGGTGATGAACACGCTCGCCAACCGGGCTATCCGGCGCGACGAACGTAAAGTGCGCGAATCGGAGCGTTTCCGGTAG
- a CDS encoding MarR family winged helix-turn-helix transcriptional regulator, with product MKKEKTVDFHIKWSWHTISRMYNAYAARYDMTMAIGYVLLNIDTEHGTPATKIGPTLGMEPRSLVRMLKSLEERGWVRREIDDNDKRFVRIVLTEEGRRRREMAREGVIQFNQMIRERIPLDKLVVFFDVIKDINRIVEEENQKLKANETEELTLE from the coding sequence ATGAAAAAGGAGAAAACGGTTGATTTTCACATCAAATGGAGCTGGCACACCATCTCCAGGATGTACAATGCCTACGCAGCCCGGTACGACATGACCATGGCCATTGGCTATGTATTGTTGAATATCGATACAGAACACGGCACCCCGGCCACCAAAATTGGGCCCACGCTGGGAATGGAACCGCGTAGCTTAGTCCGTATGCTCAAAAGTCTGGAAGAGCGAGGCTGGGTACGTCGGGAAATTGATGATAATGACAAGCGATTTGTCCGGATTGTCTTGACCGAAGAAGGTCGCCGTCGGCGGGAAATGGCCCGCGAAGGGGTTATTCAGTTCAACCAGATGATTCGCGAACGAATACCGCTCGACAAGCTGGTGGTGTTTTTCGACGTGATTAAAGACATTAACCGCATCGTAGAAGAAGAAAACCAGAAGCTCAAGGCCAACGAAACCGAAGAACTAACACTGGAGTAA
- a CDS encoding 3-hydroxyacyl-CoA dehydrogenase/enoyl-CoA hydratase family protein — MEATLQKPITQTKNRTIRRVAVLGSGIMGSRIAAHFANIGLDVLLLDIVPNALNPAEEAKGLTLENPGVRNRIVNDAFQAMLKASPAALYSPKFASRIKLGNFDDNLKELAQQDWIIEAVVERLDIKRSLYERVEAVRKPGTLITSNTSGIPMHLLAEGRSEDFRRHFCGTHFFNPPRYLRLLEIIPGPDTDPAIIDFLMSYGDLYLGKTTVLCKDTPGFIANRLGIQSLVQTIRVAEELGLTVEEVDKLTGPVVGRPKSGTFRLSDVVGLDTTVNVANNLVKMEHDESRESFQLTPSMQKLMEHKWLGDKTGQGYYKKTKDANGKTVILALDLKTFEYKPSQKVKFATLESTKAIDNLRKRFSVLLAGKDNAGEFYRRTFADGFAYATHRIPEISDELYRIDAAITTGFGWQLGLFETWDAIGVQKGVELIEAQGKKPAQWVYDMLAAGFTSFYKSEGGKKKYYDIPTKSYKVIPGTESFTILENLSDNIVWKNAGAALYDIGDGILNLEFRSKMNTFGAEVIEGLQKSISLAEKDFRGLVIGNESTEAFSAGANLATLFMFAIEQEFDEINLMIAQFQQTMMRARYSSIPVVGAPHTLALGGGCELNLHADRVVAHSETYMGLVEVGVGLIPAGGGTKEMAARASDLYQTGDPELNILQNIFMNIATAKVSTSAQEAKEMNYIRPTDQIVLNRSRLIAEAKQAAIELAENGYVQPKPRTDIKVQGKTGIALFKAGITAMHMGRYISDHDLKIAEKLAYVICGGDLSAPQTVTEQYLLDLEREAFLSLSGEKKTLERIQSLLQGGKPLRN; from the coding sequence ATGGAAGCAACCCTGCAAAAACCAATCACTCAAACTAAAAACCGGACTATCCGGCGCGTAGCCGTGCTGGGGTCAGGCATTATGGGCTCGCGCATTGCCGCGCACTTTGCCAACATCGGCCTCGATGTACTGCTGCTCGATATTGTACCCAACGCGCTGAACCCAGCCGAAGAAGCGAAAGGCCTGACACTCGAAAACCCGGGCGTGCGAAACCGGATCGTGAATGATGCCTTCCAGGCGATGCTGAAAGCGTCACCGGCGGCCCTGTACAGCCCCAAGTTTGCGAGCCGTATCAAGCTGGGCAATTTCGACGATAACCTGAAAGAACTCGCTCAGCAGGACTGGATTATCGAAGCCGTGGTAGAGCGGCTCGACATCAAGCGGTCGCTGTACGAGCGTGTAGAAGCCGTGCGCAAACCCGGCACGCTGATTACCTCCAACACCTCGGGCATTCCGATGCATTTGCTGGCCGAAGGTCGTTCGGAAGATTTCCGGCGGCATTTCTGCGGTACACACTTCTTCAACCCACCCCGCTACCTGCGCCTGCTCGAAATTATCCCCGGCCCCGATACCGACCCCGCCATCATCGATTTCCTGATGAGCTACGGCGACCTGTATCTGGGCAAAACCACGGTGCTCTGCAAAGACACGCCCGGCTTTATTGCCAACCGGCTGGGTATTCAGTCGCTGGTGCAGACCATCCGCGTAGCCGAAGAGCTGGGCCTGACCGTAGAGGAAGTGGATAAACTGACCGGCCCGGTGGTAGGCCGACCCAAGTCGGGAACGTTCCGGTTGTCGGATGTGGTGGGTCTGGACACGACGGTCAATGTGGCCAACAACCTCGTCAAGATGGAGCACGACGAGTCGCGCGAGTCATTCCAACTGACGCCATCGATGCAGAAATTGATGGAGCACAAGTGGCTCGGCGACAAAACCGGTCAGGGATACTACAAAAAGACCAAAGACGCCAACGGCAAAACGGTTATTCTGGCACTCGACCTGAAAACGTTCGAGTACAAGCCGTCGCAGAAGGTAAAATTCGCAACGCTCGAAAGCACCAAAGCCATCGATAACCTGCGCAAGCGGTTCTCAGTCCTGCTGGCGGGCAAAGACAATGCCGGTGAGTTTTACCGACGCACGTTTGCCGACGGATTTGCGTATGCCACGCACCGCATTCCCGAAATTTCGGACGAACTCTACCGCATCGACGCGGCCATCACCACCGGCTTCGGCTGGCAGCTGGGCCTGTTCGAGACCTGGGACGCCATTGGGGTGCAGAAGGGCGTTGAACTGATCGAAGCCCAAGGCAAAAAACCCGCGCAGTGGGTGTACGACATGCTGGCGGCTGGTTTTACGAGCTTCTACAAGTCGGAAGGCGGCAAGAAAAAATACTACGACATTCCGACGAAGAGCTACAAGGTGATTCCTGGAACGGAGTCGTTCACGATTCTGGAAAACCTTTCGGACAACATCGTCTGGAAAAACGCCGGGGCTGCCCTGTACGACATCGGCGACGGTATCCTGAACCTCGAATTCCGGTCGAAAATGAACACCTTTGGGGCCGAAGTGATTGAGGGCCTCCAGAAGTCCATCAGCCTGGCCGAAAAGGATTTCCGGGGTCTGGTGATCGGAAACGAATCGACCGAAGCGTTTTCGGCGGGAGCTAACCTCGCCACCTTGTTCATGTTTGCTATTGAGCAGGAGTTCGACGAGATCAACCTTATGATTGCGCAGTTCCAGCAAACCATGATGCGGGCCCGGTACTCGTCGATCCCGGTGGTAGGCGCTCCCCACACCCTCGCGCTGGGTGGCGGCTGCGAGCTAAACCTCCACGCCGACCGCGTGGTAGCCCACTCCGAAACTTACATGGGTCTGGTGGAAGTGGGGGTGGGTCTGATTCCGGCCGGTGGTGGCACCAAAGAGATGGCCGCCCGCGCCAGCGACCTCTACCAAACCGGCGACCCTGAACTGAATATACTCCAGAACATATTCATGAACATCGCTACGGCTAAGGTATCAACCTCGGCGCAGGAAGCGAAAGAAATGAACTACATCCGGCCCACGGATCAGATTGTATTGAACCGGAGTCGCCTGATTGCCGAAGCCAAGCAGGCCGCTATTGAACTTGCTGAGAACGGCTACGTACAGCCCAAACCCCGGACAGACATCAAGGTGCAGGGCAAAACCGGTATTGCGTTGTTCAAAGCGGGTATCACGGCTATGCACATGGGCCGGTACATTTCGGATCATGATCTAAAAATTGCCGAGAAACTGGCCTACGTGATCTGTGGTGGCGATTTGAGCGCCCCGCAGACCGTAACGGAGCAGTACCTGCTCGATCTGGAGCGCGAGGCCTTCTTGTCGCTCTCGGGCGAGAAGAAAACCCTGGAGCGGATTCAGAGCCTGTTGCAGGGCGGCAAGCCGCTGCGGAATTAG